CCGCGGCGTCCGAGAGATCGCGGTCGATCGAGATCGACCCCTCATAATGAAGATCGGCTTCGGTCACCGTGGCGCGGTGAATTTTGCCCTTCATCATCGTGACGATCATGGCGGCTCTCCTTTTACGCGAAACGCCTGCGTCTGATAGCGGAAGCCGAACCCTCTCTCAATCCTTCGCTTTCAGCCGGGTTCTGGTAATGTTCACGCCGATTCCATGCCCCAGTTCACACCCCACCAGGACGACGCGCTCAAAGTCGCCTCCGACTGGCTGAAATCCAAGCCCGGCAAAGGCTCGGCACCGCAAGTCTTCCGCCTGTTCGGCTATGCCGGCACGGGCAAGACGACGCTTGCGCGCCATCTTGCCGAAGGCCTCGACGGCTCGGTGAAATATGCGGCCTTTACCGGCAAGGCGGCGCTCGTGATGCGCTCGCGCGGCTGCGACGGCGCCTCGACCCTGCACAGCCTGATCTACCGCGCCAAGGAAAGCGGCGAGGAAACACCGACCTTCGAGCTCTGGGACGAGGCGCCCGCCTCGCGCGCCAAACTTATCATTGTCGATGAGGCATCGATGGTGGACGCCGAGCTCGGCCGCGATCTTCTGTCCTTCGGCGCGCCGGTCCTTGTGCTGGGCGACCCGGCGCAGCTCCCGCCGATCCAGGGCGGCGGCTTTTTCACCAATGCCGAACCGGATGTGATGCTGACCGAGGTGCACCGGCAGGCGCAGGACGATCCGATCGTGCGCCTGTCGATGCAGGTGCGCGAGGGTGAGGAACTGACGCCGGGCACCTATGGCGAGACGGAGGTCGTGCCGCGCTCGGCGCTCGACCCGCAGCGCGTCATCAATGCCGATCAGGTTCTCGTCGGCCGCAACAATACGCGCCGTGCCTATAATAAGCGCATGCGCGAGCGCCGGGGATTTTCCGAAGATCTGCCGGTGGCCGGCGACAAGCTGGTCTGTCTCAGGAACAATAGGCGCAAGGCGCTGTTCAATGGCGGCCTTTGGACCGTCTCGGAACGCCGTGCGTCCAAGTCAAAAATGATCACCATGCGCGTCAAGCCGGAAGACGACCCGTCCGCGCGCGAAACCAAAGTGACGATCCGCCCCGAATGCTTTCTCGGCGCCATCGAGCAGCTCTCCTGGGAAGAGCGCCGCCATTATGACGAGTTTGATTTCGGCTATGTGCTGACCGTCCACAAGAGCCAGGGCTCGCAATGGGACGATGTCGTCCTGTTCGACGAGAGCTTTGCCTTCTCAGAAAGCCGGGCGCGCTGGCTCTATACGGGCATCACGCGGGCGGCTAAACGGCTCTCAGTGGTCGTTTGAGGCACGGATACCTATATTAGGGCCAACCCCAAAAGGAGCCCTAATGGACACGAAGACGTTTCCCGTGACCCGCACCGATGCCGAATGGCGGGCGAAGCTCTCTTCCGAACAGTATCAAGTCATGCGCGCCCACGGGACCGAGCGTCCCGGCAGCTGCGCCCTTCTCGCCGAAAAGCGCCCCGGCACTTTTAGCTGCGCCGGCTGCGATACACCGCTGTTCGAAGGCAAAGTGAAATTCGAAAGCGGCACCGGCTGGCCGAGCTTCAACGAGCCGATCCCCGGCGCCACGGAAGATTCGGTCGACGACAGCTATTTCATGCGCCGCACCGAAGTGCATTGCGCGACCTGCGGCAGCCATCTCGGCCATGTCTTCCCGGACGGCCCGCCGCCGACGGGTCTGCGCTATTGCATCAACGGCGTCGCGCTGAACTTCACCCCTGCCTGATGCCGCTTCTCTTCTCCTACGGCACGCTGCAGCAGAAAGAGGTGCAGCTCGGCACGTTCGGCCGCGAGCTCGGCGGGACAAAAGATGTCCTGCCGGGCTATGCGCTTTCGACCGTGCTGATCACGCATCCCGATGTCGTTGCACTCAGCGGCATGGAAGAACATCTGATCGTGCGGCCGGGCAAAATCTCCGATGAGGTTTCGGGCACGGTGTTCGAGATCACGGCCGAGGAGCTGACGCAGGCCGACAGCTACGAGACCGATGATTACGAGCGGGTGGAACTTCCGCTCGCCTCCGGCCTCCGTGCTTTCGTTTACGTCGCCGCACAATAGAAAAGGCGCGGGTGTTGCGGCACCCGCGCCTTCTGTGTTCGCCTGGCTCTGGCTCGAACGGCGCTACATCCGCACCGGGGCTGGAGCTTCGAGCGAAACCTCTTTAGGCGAGTTCCTTCTTCTTGAACTTCGCCGCCTCGTCCGAACCGCCGGTCGCATTGCCCTTCGAGTAGGAATGCGCGCCGACGCCGGCAAGCTGGCCGCCCTGCACGATCAGATATTCGTCGCGGATCGGACGGTTCTCGAAAATGCATTCGAGAATTTCACGCGTGCCGGCGGCATAGCGCGTCTGCGCCGAGAGCGAAGTGCCCGACATATGCGGCGTCATGCCTTCGTTCGGCATGGTACGCCAAGGATGATCGTTCGGTGCCGGCTGCGGGAACCACACATCGCCCGCGTAACCGGCGAGCTGACCCGATTCCATGGCACGCACGATCGCGTCGCGGTCGCAGAGCTTGCCGCGCGCCGTGTTGACGATATAGGCGCCGCGCTTGAACAGCTTGAGCGTCTGATCGTTGATCATGTGCTCGGTTTCCGGATGCAGCGGGCAGTTCAGCGTGATGACATCGCACACCGGGTACATGTCTTCCCGCTTGGCGTGCCAGGTGAGGTTCAGCTCCTTCTCGACCGACTCCGGCAGGCGGTGACGATCGGTGTAGTGGAGCTTGACGTCGAACGGCGCGAGACGCCGCAGAACGGCCAAGCCGATGCGGCCCGCGGCAACCGTGCCGACATGCATGCCTTCGAGATCGTAGGACTGCTTGACGGCATCGGCGATGTTCCAGCCGCCCTGGCGAACGATGTCATGCGCCGGGATATAGCTGCGGACGAGACCGAGGATCATCATCACAACGTGTTCGGCAACCGAGATCGAGTTGCAGAAGGTGACTTCGGCGACGGTGATATTGCGTTCCATCGCGGCCTGAAGATCGGTGTGGTCCGAACCGATACCGGCGGTGAGGATCGCTTTCAGCTTCGGCGCCTTAGCGATGCGCTCGGCCGT
Above is a window of Terrihabitans soli DNA encoding:
- a CDS encoding ATP-dependent DNA helicase translates to MPQFTPHQDDALKVASDWLKSKPGKGSAPQVFRLFGYAGTGKTTLARHLAEGLDGSVKYAAFTGKAALVMRSRGCDGASTLHSLIYRAKESGEETPTFELWDEAPASRAKLIIVDEASMVDAELGRDLLSFGAPVLVLGDPAQLPPIQGGGFFTNAEPDVMLTEVHRQAQDDPIVRLSMQVREGEELTPGTYGETEVVPRSALDPQRVINADQVLVGRNNTRRAYNKRMRERRGFSEDLPVAGDKLVCLRNNRRKALFNGGLWTVSERRASKSKMITMRVKPEDDPSARETKVTIRPECFLGAIEQLSWEERRHYDEFDFGYVLTVHKSQGSQWDDVVLFDESFAFSESRARWLYTGITRAAKRLSVVV
- a CDS encoding NAD-dependent formate dehydrogenase → MAKIVAVLYDDPKGGFPPKYARDSIPEIKTYADGQTAPTPKAIDFKPGEMLGSVSGGLGLAKWLKSLGHEYVVTSSKDGANSELDKHLHDAEIVISQPFWPAYMTAERIAKAPKLKAILTAGIGSDHTDLQAAMERNITVAEVTFCNSISVAEHVVMMILGLVRSYIPAHDIVRQGGWNIADAVKQSYDLEGMHVGTVAAGRIGLAVLRRLAPFDVKLHYTDRHRLPESVEKELNLTWHAKREDMYPVCDVITLNCPLHPETEHMINDQTLKLFKRGAYIVNTARGKLCDRDAIVRAMESGQLAGYAGDVWFPQPAPNDHPWRTMPNEGMTPHMSGTSLSAQTRYAAGTREILECIFENRPIRDEYLIVQGGQLAGVGAHSYSKGNATGGSDEAAKFKKKELA
- the msrB gene encoding peptide-methionine (R)-S-oxide reductase MsrB; the encoded protein is MDTKTFPVTRTDAEWRAKLSSEQYQVMRAHGTERPGSCALLAEKRPGTFSCAGCDTPLFEGKVKFESGTGWPSFNEPIPGATEDSVDDSYFMRRTEVHCATCGSHLGHVFPDGPPPTGLRYCINGVALNFTPA
- a CDS encoding gamma-glutamylcyclotransferase family protein, with translation MPLLFSYGTLQQKEVQLGTFGRELGGTKDVLPGYALSTVLITHPDVVALSGMEEHLIVRPGKISDEVSGTVFEITAEELTQADSYETDDYERVELPLASGLRAFVYVAAQ